In Papaver somniferum cultivar HN1 chromosome 1, ASM357369v1, whole genome shotgun sequence, a genomic segment contains:
- the LOC113320749 gene encoding polygalacturonase ADPG2-like isoform X1 produces MGSKNILLIFGLIISTYIHVASARGVFNVMKFGAVGDGIRDDTQAFLKAWAATCGEHKGTPKMLVPRRRTFLVGPVDFIGPCKAINVTVEIGGTIVAPLSTRAWAKDVHTWLKFNNIHGLTVNGHGVIDARGKAWWEQSCHNLKHQNQPGCTSLQPAAINFWGTNAGTFRDMTVKNAAMFHVTLLGLDGFEVHNININSPEDTPNTDGIHTQNVKHVTISDSQFRSGDDCVSIGDKSSYVYVRNCHCGPGHGVSIGSLGSGGTDAQVEEIHVENIKFVGTMFGCRIKTYQGGKGYCRAVTFKHSNFTNVLNPLYIDQHYFSNSPVETSAVRISDVTFDDLRGTTDIRTPSAISMKCSNVVACTGLKFNNIHLTPAKPGTKLVSTINNAHGAVLGRVEPPLVGLKAAI; encoded by the exons ATG GGAAGTAAGAACATTCTTTTAATTTTTGGGCTTATCATATCAACCTATATCCATGTTGCATCAGCAAGAGGAGTTTTCAATGTTATGAAATTTGGCGCCGTCGGTGATGGCATTAGAGATGATACTCAA GCATTCTTGAAAGCCTGGGCGGCAACATGCGGGGAACACAAAGGAACACCAAAAATGCTTGTTCCAAGAAGAAGGACATTTTTAGTCGGACCTGTTGATTTTATTGGCCCTTGCAAGGCTATAAATGTCACCGTTGAG ATCGGTGGAACTATTGTCGCACCACTGTCAACCAGAGCATGGGCTAAGGATGTTCATACATGGCTTAAATTCAACAACATTCATGGACTCACTGTCAACGGACATGGTGTAATCGATGCACGCGGTAAGGCTTGGTGGGAACAGTCGTGCCATAACCTTAAGCACCAAAACCAACCGGGATGCACCTCTCTACAACCAGCT GCGATTAACTTCTGGGGAACAAATGCCGGTACATTCCGTGACATGACCGTTAAAAATGCGGCAATGTTCCATGTAACTCTCTTGGGTTTGGACGGTTTTGAAGTCCACAATATCAACATTAACTCCCCTGAAGACACTCCCAACACAGACGGTATTCACACTCAGAATGTCAAACATGTCACTATTTCTGACAGCCAGTTCAGGAGCG GAGACGATTGTGTGTCAATTGGAGACAAGAGTTCGTACGTTTACGTACGTAACTGTCACTGTGGACCTGGACACGGAGTAAG TATTGGAAGCCTTGGTTCAGGAGGAACTGATGCCCAGGTAGAGGAGATTCATGTCGAAAACATCAAATTTGTTGGTACTATGTTTGGTTGCAGAATCAAGACTTATCAG GGTGGGAAAGGATACTGCCGTGCAGTCACATTCAAGCACAGCAACTTCACTAATGTGTTGAATCCTCTCTATATCGACCAACATTACTTCTCCAATTCTCCAGTTGAGACAAGTGCTGTTCGTATTAGCGATGTGACCTTTGATGATTTGAGAGGAACAACCGATATACGTACACCATCTGCTATCTCCATGAAATGCAGTAATGTAGTTGCTTGCACCGGTCTTAAATTCAACAACATCCACTTGACACCTGCAAAGCCTGGAACTAAACTTGTTTCTACCATTAACAATGCCCATGGAGCCGTACTTGGAAGAGTTGAACCTCCCTTGGTTGGTTTGAAAGCAGCAATATAA
- the LOC113320749 gene encoding probable polygalacturonase At3g15720 isoform X2 produces MGSKNILLIFGLIISTYIHVASARGVFNVMKFGAVGDGIRDDTQAFLKAWAATCGEHKGTPKMLVPRRRTFLVGPVDFIGPCKAINVTVEIGGTIVAPLSTRAWAKDVHTWLKFNNIHGLTVNGHGVIDARGKAWWEQSCHNLKHQNQPGCTSLQPAAINFWGTNAGTFRDMTVKNAAMFHVTLLGLDGFEVHNININSPEDTPNTDGDDCVSIGDKSSYVYVRNCHCGPGHGVSIGSLGSGGTDAQVEEIHVENIKFVGTMFGCRIKTYQGGKGYCRAVTFKHSNFTNVLNPLYIDQHYFSNSPVETSAVRISDVTFDDLRGTTDIRTPSAISMKCSNVVACTGLKFNNIHLTPAKPGTKLVSTINNAHGAVLGRVEPPLVGLKAAI; encoded by the exons ATG GGAAGTAAGAACATTCTTTTAATTTTTGGGCTTATCATATCAACCTATATCCATGTTGCATCAGCAAGAGGAGTTTTCAATGTTATGAAATTTGGCGCCGTCGGTGATGGCATTAGAGATGATACTCAA GCATTCTTGAAAGCCTGGGCGGCAACATGCGGGGAACACAAAGGAACACCAAAAATGCTTGTTCCAAGAAGAAGGACATTTTTAGTCGGACCTGTTGATTTTATTGGCCCTTGCAAGGCTATAAATGTCACCGTTGAG ATCGGTGGAACTATTGTCGCACCACTGTCAACCAGAGCATGGGCTAAGGATGTTCATACATGGCTTAAATTCAACAACATTCATGGACTCACTGTCAACGGACATGGTGTAATCGATGCACGCGGTAAGGCTTGGTGGGAACAGTCGTGCCATAACCTTAAGCACCAAAACCAACCGGGATGCACCTCTCTACAACCAGCT GCGATTAACTTCTGGGGAACAAATGCCGGTACATTCCGTGACATGACCGTTAAAAATGCGGCAATGTTCCATGTAACTCTCTTGGGTTTGGACGGTTTTGAAGTCCACAATATCAACATTAACTCCCCTGAAGACACTCCCAACACAGACG GAGACGATTGTGTGTCAATTGGAGACAAGAGTTCGTACGTTTACGTACGTAACTGTCACTGTGGACCTGGACACGGAGTAAG TATTGGAAGCCTTGGTTCAGGAGGAACTGATGCCCAGGTAGAGGAGATTCATGTCGAAAACATCAAATTTGTTGGTACTATGTTTGGTTGCAGAATCAAGACTTATCAG GGTGGGAAAGGATACTGCCGTGCAGTCACATTCAAGCACAGCAACTTCACTAATGTGTTGAATCCTCTCTATATCGACCAACATTACTTCTCCAATTCTCCAGTTGAGACAAGTGCTGTTCGTATTAGCGATGTGACCTTTGATGATTTGAGAGGAACAACCGATATACGTACACCATCTGCTATCTCCATGAAATGCAGTAATGTAGTTGCTTGCACCGGTCTTAAATTCAACAACATCCACTTGACACCTGCAAAGCCTGGAACTAAACTTGTTTCTACCATTAACAATGCCCATGGAGCCGTACTTGGAAGAGTTGAACCTCCCTTGGTTGGTTTGAAAGCAGCAATATAA
- the LOC113273704 gene encoding uncharacterized protein LOC113273704 — MQQDADQIMSGEILRELAEMREMMTARRDGGRRQLDESIEQAGKTPFARQIQLAVIPPKCNLPVFTNIFDGSICAVHHIREYSWSLLQWEENDAVLCKYFHASLTGEALQWFEGLPVGTIRSFHHLQNIFLGQYINNNMLRPGIEKVFSLRRRINESLRSLTTRWRIMCSEMARRVDEGNLILAFINELFPTDLLYTEIFRTKDTITMAELREFQEEYLTLEEKQAITNANEENASLLPRTANAIASTS; from the coding sequence ATGCAACAAGATGCGGACCAAATCATGAGCGGAGAAATACTCAGAGAATTAGCAGAGATGAGAGAAATGATGACGGCGCGAAGAGATGGTGGTAGGCGACAACTAGATGAATCAATAGAGCAAGCGGGAAAAACACCTTTTGCAAGACAGATACAACTCGCAGTAATACCACCTAAATGCAACCTACCTGTATTTACTAATATCTTTGATGGTAGCATATGTGCAGTACATCATATAAGGGAATATAGCTGGTCTTTATTACAGTGGGAAGAAAATGATGCGGTGTTATGTAAATATTTCCATGCGAGCCTGACAGGAGAAGCCTTGCAATGGTTTGAAGGATTGCCAGTAGGAACCATTCGATCATTTCATCACTTACAAAACATATTCTTAGGACAATACATCAACAATAACATGCTAAGACCAGGTATTGAAAAAGTGTTCAGCTTACGCAGAAGGATCAATGAGAGCTTGCGTAGTTTAACCACACGTTGGAGGatcatgtgtagcgaaatggccaGACGAGTAGATGAGGGAAACCTTATACTAGCCTTCATCAATGAACTTTTTCCTACAGATTTATTGTATACGGAGATCTTCAGGACAAAAGATACAATAACTATGGCGGAGTTACGCGAGTTTCAAGAAGAATACTTAACTCTTGAAGAAAAACAAGCGATAACAAACGCAAACGAGGAGAATGCTAGCCTACTTCCAAGGACAGCAAATGCTATTGCAAGTACATCCTAA